AAATTAAAAAATTTGTTCAAAGAAAAATATGGTCAAAGCATTACAGAATACACCCAAAGAAAAAGAATGAATGTAGCTGAAACTCTTCTCTTAAATACCGAACTACCTATAAAGGAAATTGCAGAATCTGTCGGATACACATCCCATAGCAAATTTTCCATTTATTACAAAAGATATAAGGGAAAACTTCCTAGTGAAGTCCGTAATCTAGCTTGCGAACATCTCAATTTAAAATGCGATTGCTGTAATTAAGATAAATTTTTTTATACGCCTTTATCTTTTATGAGTTTATATATATTTGTATAGGTGTGTATAAATTTGATAAAAAATTAACAAAAAAATAAAGACCGCCCGAAGACTGACGATATTTACCTCTCTGTTCCTTTGCTATGTTCTTTCTTATTTGACTTAGTTTTTTCATCTGTCTTAAAGATTTTTATTTGCCCTAATATGGACTTTTTATCCTTGTCTTGACTTTCTTTACTTATTCTTTTACTTTTAAGAGCTTAGAATATAAAAAGAGATATTATATTAAAACAATATTTCTCCGGTGCTGGGACTGGGACGGGACTAAAAATTTGAAAACGTCCTATAATTAGGTGGATTTAGTGATATTAGAAAAAATAGAATATGGTATTTTGAATGGTTTGAGATATATCGGACGTTTGGAAAAGAAAAAGGGGGGGGAATAATATATAGTGTTTTTCAAAGAATTTGAAATAAATTGGGCTCAATAATTCTATTAACTTTTGATCAGCCATTTTGTAGATACGGTTTTTAATAAATCTTTTCTTTCCTATTTGTCAATTCAACAAGGAACTTAAAAAAGACCAGATTTACAAATCTGGTCTTTTTTCAATGCTTGCTAACACTTGCTATGCCGCCTTCTGCCCGGCCGCTAGCATCGCTGATTTTGTGTACGACTTTGCCGGCGATGTCTACTTGTTGATCAGGCAAGGTGCTTCCCTGTATGCTTATGTATGCTTATGTATGCTTATGTATGCTTATGTTTCCTCATGCTGCGGAAGGCATGCGGGAAATCTTTCAGGCGGTCTATCCCGACCGATCGATATAAGCGCTGCTCATACTGTTATCCGCATACAAAAACGGAGTCCTTTCGGACTCCGTTTTTGTATTTTCCCGCCTGATCAGCCTAAACGTGCCGTAATCCGACGGATTTGTTCTTCTAACGCCGCAATCTGTTCCGACTGCCGCGCAATCACGCTGTCCCGTTCCGCATTGACCGCCTGTAATCTGGCGACCTCATCTTGCAGTACATAGACCGAGCTCATCGGCCCCGCCGCATATTGCGGTAAGCGTTCCTTCCGTGCCTGACGCAACTCGCGATCGTCCTTGCTGCCGAACCGCCAACTGATCCCCGCATTGGCCATCAGTTCCGAGCTGCCCGCATACGAGATGCCCGCATGCACGAGCGTATCTTCATTGGAGTAGTGCGACAATCCCAATGCTACCGCCTGCTTGCCACGGTAATATCCCACGCCTGCCATCACTTGGCTGCGTTGGAGCGGATCGAAATCGAGCGGCTTGAGTGCCGCCAACGCCGCATTCATCGCATTGCCTTCCCGGCTTTCATCCCGTACTTCATTGAGCTGACCGACTGTCGCCGCGTCATTGGCCGCCGTACCCGGTGCCAGGTTTTCAATTTTCTTACCGTTCATGTTGATGCCGTCGCCGTCAATCTTCACGCCCGGCTTACCGTCTTTAGCGCCGACTTCTACGGAGTTGACCTTGATGTCTTGGTTCAACGCCACTTTCACGGTATTGTTCTTTTCAATCGACGTAGTGATATTCGTCTTATCTCCGGCGATCTTCAGCTGTGCGTGATCCGCATCGACTTTAAATTCGGAATCCGCTTTCGGGCCGTCCGACGTCACCGTAAAGTCCGTACCGCCGGCACCGCCCGTACCGTCTTTACCTTTCAAGGAATCAAGGAAGTCTTTTTCCGATTTGTCCTTGTTCGGTTGAGTGCCGTCAGCTTCTTTGTGATCTTTCCAAACTTCGTAGGCTGACTTACCGTCAGGTCCTTGCAATCCGGTGTCACCTTTATCGCCTTTGGCTCCAGTTTCACCTTTTTCACCTTGCGGTCCTTTGAAGTTAGGATCATTTTTCAGACTATCTTTATCGAGCGTGACGAGCGTGTATTTCTTGCCGTCTTTTTCGACCTGCTGCGCTGTCAGACCGTCACCGAAATCCAAACGGAACTCATTGAGCGGCATGCTCCATGTCGACGTTCCCGGCGTGTACACCGGCGCACTGCCGTCCGTCGGACTTGTCGTTCTGCCTCCCGCATAGAAATGCATCGGGATGCCCGCCATCGCTTTGAGCTGTGCTACGTTGACCGCATCGGTGTCCCGCATCCCTGCCGCCAGATTGGTGATCTGTCGCGTCATATCCGCTTTACCGACGGAAACGGCTGCCGCTCCCGATCGCCAAATGCCTTTTAATGCCTTGATTTGTTTTGTCGCTTGTTCTGCCTTACTGCCACCTTGGGCGATATCCTGCCCGATTCGGTCCAAATCCTCTTCTTTGCCCGTTTTCTTCAAAATCTCATTGAGATCGGTTGTCTCCGGCATGCCCGGTACATAGCCGATGATGCCCGCTTCGGTATCGGCGACCGCTTGCGTGCCGATAGCGACTGCATTTTCCAATGTCGCCTGTGCCTGATTTCCCAAGGCAACCCCGCGCATCGATACCGTTTCGTTACCGATCGCGATCGAGTCCGAGATAAATCCGTTCGCCAAGCGACCGATGACGATCGCACGACTGCCGACAAACTGCTGCGTTGTTTCTTCCTTGCTGTTGCCGATGACAATCGCGTCCGAGGATTTATTGAAATCACCTTGATCTTGCACCGACCACTTCCGATTTTCGTACTTGGTTTCGGGATCAATCAGCGCCAGACCGTTGCCGACCGCAATATTATTTTCTCCCTTCATGCCCGGTATCAATGTCGTGTCGCGGGTTGCCCACGCGGATGCCGAGCGAACGTCCCCGCCGACACTGAGTTCGACATCTTGCGAATGAATCACCCACGGTGCCACATCAACCCCGACCGCGATATTCGCCGGTTTCGAACCGGTAATATTATTCCCGATCAAAATCGTATTGGCACCTTCCGTGTTCAGCTTGCTGCCGAGTGCAATGCCTTTCGTTTGGGCCACGATACTTTGAAAACCGATCGCTATCCCGTTTCTTCCGC
The Negativicoccus succinicivorans DNA segment above includes these coding regions:
- a CDS encoding helix-turn-helix domain-containing protein, which encodes KLKNLFKEKYGQSITEYTQRKRMNVAETLLLNTELPIKEIAESVGYTSHSKFSIYYKRYKGKLPSEVRNLACEHLNLKCDCCN
- a CDS encoding YadA-like family protein, coding for MKRIRRERLLASLVGAAVLAGSVGVTAGAAELTNDEIVLLKAMLKDSETVAKDEITSEDALALGGASAGGNQSIAIGKQAMTGTRKERYNGRVLSNNEGAEGAVAIGHKAHAKANHSIAIGTEAMSGDYKVSWDPKRPESRGIAIGQNAQAIAKGKQREHWEDQTTPRTPYEDDAGIAIGRNAAVKDLGRGSIAIGLGATTENIDNVIIGRNAKTIALKANAGGYETHAVLSVGIGTNAEIAGRHSVAIGANSHVGNGNMYSANTTNLLDFGGVALGYGARTKAVGGIALGSWSEATREWSTKINDVPYSTQVLWGVNKWANVPGEATQKGNSIVFGALSIGGTWSDSGPLKRPFLRQLTGLAEGTADTDAVNLRQLKGLEQKLSAGGTHYFHVKSDVTGVGTNHENDGVQLGAKESLAIGANAAVESGRNGIAIGFQSIVAQTKGIALGSKLNTEGANTILIGNNITGSKPANIAVGVDVAPWVIHSQDVELSVGGDVRSASAWATRDTTLIPGMKGENNIAVGNGLALIDPETKYENRKWSVQDQGDFNKSSDAIVIGNSKEETTQQFVGSRAIVIGRLANGFISDSIAIGNETVSMRGVALGNQAQATLENAVAIGTQAVADTEAGIIGYVPGMPETTDLNEILKKTGKEEDLDRIGQDIAQGGSKAEQATKQIKALKGIWRSGAAAVSVGKADMTRQITNLAAGMRDTDAVNVAQLKAMAGIPMHFYAGGRTTSPTDGSAPVYTPGTSTWSMPLNEFRLDFGDGLTAQQVEKDGKKYTLVTLDKDSLKNDPNFKGPQGEKGETGAKGDKGDTGLQGPDGKSAYEVWKDHKEADGTQPNKDKSEKDFLDSLKGKDGTGGAGGTDFTVTSDGPKADSEFKVDADHAQLKIAGDKTNITTSIEKNNTVKVALNQDIKVNSVEVGAKDGKPGVKIDGDGINMNGKKIENLAPGTAANDAATVGQLNEVRDESREGNAMNAALAALKPLDFDPLQRSQVMAGVGYYRGKQAVALGLSHYSNEDTLVHAGISYAGSSELMANAGISWRFGSKDDRELRQARKERLPQYAAGPMSSVYVLQDEVARLQAVNAERDSVIARQSEQIAALEEQIRRITARLG